One stretch of Aquimarina sp. Aq107 DNA includes these proteins:
- a CDS encoding SDR family NAD(P)-dependent oxidoreductase, with protein sequence MESKHIIIVGVGPGISMSVAKKFGKEGFSISLISRSADKLVGYSQELFALGIRNSVYEANSTNDKMLEHQINMATIQHGAPKMVLYNAVKASSGNALEYDMEAFQKDFDVNVLGALRVAKIALKNMETNGGGKILFTGGGFAHYPDSSYASLSIGKAALLTLVKILSQEVHSKNIQIGTLTIMGYVQEGTFYDAENIAEAYWNLFHKNSEEWEVETLYHEN encoded by the coding sequence ATGGAAAGTAAACATATCATTATCGTAGGAGTAGGTCCTGGAATCAGCATGTCGGTCGCCAAAAAATTTGGAAAAGAAGGCTTCTCCATTTCACTAATATCTCGGTCTGCGGACAAATTGGTTGGTTATAGCCAGGAATTGTTTGCGCTTGGAATCAGAAATTCTGTATATGAAGCGAACAGCACTAACGATAAAATGCTGGAACACCAGATAAACATGGCCACTATTCAACACGGAGCACCAAAAATGGTACTGTACAATGCAGTTAAAGCCTCATCAGGCAATGCATTGGAATACGACATGGAAGCGTTTCAAAAAGATTTTGATGTGAACGTGCTGGGTGCCCTCAGAGTAGCCAAAATAGCATTAAAGAACATGGAGACCAATGGAGGGGGTAAAATTTTATTTACAGGAGGAGGTTTCGCCCATTATCCTGATAGTTCTTATGCTTCCTTAAGTATTGGAAAAGCAGCTTTGTTGACCTTGGTCAAGATACTTTCCCAGGAGGTGCATTCCAAAAACATTCAGATTGGCACCCTTACCATTATGGGATATGTGCAAGAAGGAACCTTCTATGATGCAGAAAATATTGCGGAGGCTTACTGGAACCTTTTCCATAAAAATTCAGAAGAATGGGAAGTAGAAACGCTTTATCATGAGAATTAG